One window of the Streptomyces asoensis genome contains the following:
- a CDS encoding DUF1707 SHOCT-like domain-containing protein gives MDLHKETAAPAPAAELRASDADRDRIADMLRDALAEGRLTADEHAERVEGVLAAKTVGELEVFVRDLPAAHERRAAPSAAPSRPTAGAIPADPDDNVVAIFSSAVRRGRWRAGRRIHAYAVFGTVEIDLTEALFEYQQVVIKAISVFGNVEVRVPENVSLRGTGGAVLGNFEVYALDSPQPDAPVVYVDGWAVLGNIEGRPKRGKLVADILDRVQHKVDRGLRKHLDR, from the coding sequence GTGGACCTTCACAAAGAGACCGCCGCCCCCGCGCCGGCCGCGGAGTTGCGCGCCTCGGACGCCGACCGTGACCGTATCGCCGACATGCTCCGCGACGCTCTGGCGGAGGGCAGGCTGACCGCCGACGAGCACGCGGAGCGTGTCGAGGGCGTGCTGGCCGCCAAGACGGTCGGCGAGCTGGAGGTCTTCGTCCGGGACCTGCCCGCCGCGCACGAGCGGCGTGCGGCCCCCTCCGCCGCCCCCAGCCGGCCCACCGCGGGCGCGATCCCCGCCGACCCGGACGACAACGTGGTCGCGATCTTCAGCAGCGCCGTCCGCAGGGGCCGCTGGCGCGCGGGCCGCCGTATCCACGCCTACGCGGTCTTCGGCACCGTCGAGATCGACCTCACCGAGGCGCTCTTCGAGTACCAGCAGGTCGTGATCAAGGCGATCTCGGTCTTCGGCAACGTCGAGGTCCGCGTCCCGGAGAACGTCTCGCTGCGCGGCACCGGCGGCGCCGTGCTGGGCAACTTCGAGGTGTACGCGCTCGATTCGCCCCAGCCCGACGCGCCGGTGGTCTACGTCGACGGCTGGGCGGTGCTGGGCAATATCGAGGGCCGGCCGAAGCGGGGCAAGCTCGTCGCGGACATTCTCGATCGGGTGCAGCACAAGGTCGACCGGGGTTTGCGCAAACACCTGGACCGTTGA
- a CDS encoding WhiB family transcriptional regulator, which yields MLQPPHSPVQVAAVPAQRVPARDRDQDAPWHTEAVCRRDEAGLFFAPSKEPTAARLSREEAAKRVCARCPVMVECREHALLQPEPYGVWGGLTAAERRVALARRRRRDVELKKAAQSAGRIAAAG from the coding sequence GTGCTGCAACCGCCGCATTCGCCCGTGCAGGTCGCCGCTGTTCCGGCCCAGCGGGTACCAGCGCGCGACAGGGACCAAGACGCCCCCTGGCATACCGAGGCGGTGTGCCGGCGCGACGAGGCAGGCCTGTTCTTCGCCCCCTCCAAGGAGCCCACGGCCGCCCGGCTCTCCCGCGAGGAAGCCGCGAAGCGGGTCTGCGCGCGCTGTCCCGTGATGGTGGAGTGCCGCGAACACGCGCTCCTCCAACCCGAGCCCTACGGCGTCTGGGGCGGCCTCACCGCCGCCGAACGCCGGGTGGCCCTCGCCCGGCGCCGCCGCCGCGACGTGGAACTGAAGAAGGCGGCACAGTCCGCGGGCCGTATAGCGGCGGCGGGCTGA
- the glpX gene encoding class II fructose-bisphosphatase produces the protein MTENHHLPSELDVPSEAPDRNLALELVRVTEAAAMAAGRWVGRGDKNGADGAAVRAMRTLVSTVSMNGVVVIGEGEKDEAPMLFNGERVGDGTGPEVDIAVDPIDGTTLTAKGMPNAIAVLAATERGAMFDPSAVFYMDKLVTGPEAADFVDIDAPVAVNIRRVAKAKRATPEDVTVVILDRPRHEGIIEEIRATGARIKLISDGDVAGSILALREGTGVDLLLGIGGTPEGIISACAVKCLGGTIQGKLWPKDAEERQRALDAGHDLDRVLTTEDLVTGENVFFVATGITDGELLRGVRYRSETATTDSIVMRSKSGTVRRIDSEHRLSKLRAYSAVDFDRAK, from the coding sequence ATGACCGAGAATCATCATTTGCCGTCCGAACTCGATGTCCCCTCCGAGGCCCCCGACCGCAACCTCGCCCTGGAACTCGTCCGGGTGACCGAAGCCGCCGCCATGGCCGCGGGCCGCTGGGTGGGACGCGGTGACAAGAACGGCGCCGACGGTGCCGCGGTGCGCGCCATGCGGACCCTCGTCTCCACCGTGTCGATGAACGGCGTGGTCGTCATCGGCGAGGGCGAGAAGGACGAAGCCCCGATGCTCTTCAACGGCGAGCGCGTCGGTGACGGCACCGGGCCCGAGGTCGACATCGCGGTCGACCCCATCGACGGCACCACGCTGACGGCCAAGGGCATGCCGAACGCGATCGCCGTCCTCGCGGCCACCGAGCGGGGCGCGATGTTCGACCCGTCCGCCGTCTTCTACATGGACAAACTGGTCACCGGCCCCGAGGCCGCCGACTTCGTCGACATCGACGCGCCCGTGGCCGTGAACATCCGGCGGGTCGCCAAGGCCAAGCGGGCCACGCCCGAGGACGTCACCGTCGTCATCCTGGACCGCCCGCGGCACGAGGGCATCATCGAGGAGATCCGGGCGACCGGGGCGCGCATCAAGCTGATCTCCGACGGCGATGTCGCCGGCTCGATCCTGGCCCTGCGCGAGGGCACCGGCGTCGACCTGCTGCTCGGCATCGGCGGCACCCCCGAGGGCATCATCTCGGCCTGCGCCGTGAAGTGCCTGGGCGGCACCATCCAGGGCAAGCTGTGGCCCAAGGACGCCGAAGAGCGGCAGCGGGCACTCGACGCCGGGCACGACCTCGACCGCGTCCTGACCACCGAGGACCTGGTGACCGGCGAGAACGTGTTCTTCGTCGCCACCGGTATCACCGACGGTGAGCTGCTGCGGGGGGTCAGGTACCGGTCGGAGACCGCGACCACCGACTCGATCGTGATGCGGTCGAAGTCCGGGACGGTCCGGCGGATCGACTCCGAGCACCGGCTGAGCAAGCTGCGGGCCTACAGCGCGGTCGACTTCGATCGGGCCAAGTAG
- a CDS encoding DUF4245 domain-containing protein, which translates to MAGSNGKQKTARDMILSLGVIVIAAWVIYLFVPHDDRPREVQQVDYRVELLTARRAASYPVAAPEGLPDTWKATSVRFQGDDFDAWHLGFHAPDGEYVTVEQSTQQRSEFVEEASQGSKATKVTEQIGGRTWTRYTGGRYDALVLQGAAGSTTVVAGTGSFEQLSTMAGALKLA; encoded by the coding sequence GTGGCAGGTTCGAACGGCAAGCAGAAGACGGCCCGCGACATGATCCTCTCCCTCGGGGTGATCGTGATCGCGGCATGGGTCATATATCTCTTCGTCCCGCACGACGATCGCCCTCGCGAGGTCCAGCAGGTCGACTACCGCGTCGAGCTCCTCACGGCGCGCCGCGCGGCGTCGTACCCGGTGGCCGCGCCCGAGGGCCTGCCCGACACCTGGAAGGCGACCTCGGTGCGGTTCCAGGGCGACGACTTCGACGCCTGGCACCTCGGTTTCCACGCTCCCGACGGGGAGTACGTGACGGTCGAGCAGTCGACTCAGCAGCGCTCGGAGTTCGTCGAGGAGGCCAGCCAGGGCTCGAAGGCGACCAAGGTCACCGAGCAGATCGGCGGCCGCACCTGGACCCGCTACACCGGCGGCCGCTACGACGCGCTCGTTCTCCAGGGCGCGGCGGGCTCGACGACCGTGGTGGCGGGCACGGGGTCCTTCGAGCAGCTGTCGACGATGGCCGGGGCGCTGAAGCTCGCGTGA
- a CDS encoding malonic semialdehyde reductase translates to MSLVLDATAQDLLFREARTANTFTDEPVTDEQVQAIYDLVKYGPTAFNQTPLRITLVRSAEARERLVQHMAEGNQPKTAIAPLVAILSADNEFHQELPTLFPAFPQAKDLFFSERPAREGAAALNAALQAAYFIIGIRAAGLAAGPMTGVDFEGVRKEFLDDDHTPLMVVNIGKPGEGASYPRSPRLAYDEVVTTV, encoded by the coding sequence ATGTCTCTCGTTCTTGACGCCACCGCCCAGGACCTGCTGTTCCGCGAGGCCCGCACCGCGAACACCTTCACCGACGAGCCGGTGACCGACGAGCAGGTCCAGGCGATCTACGACCTGGTCAAGTACGGACCGACTGCGTTCAACCAGACCCCGCTGCGCATCACCCTGGTCCGCTCCGCCGAGGCCCGCGAGCGCCTGGTGCAGCACATGGCCGAGGGCAACCAGCCCAAGACCGCCATCGCCCCGCTGGTCGCGATCCTCTCCGCGGACAACGAGTTCCACCAGGAGCTGCCGACCCTGTTCCCGGCCTTCCCGCAGGCCAAGGACCTGTTCTTCAGCGAGCGTCCGGCCCGCGAGGGTGCCGCCGCGCTGAACGCCGCCCTCCAGGCCGCGTACTTCATCATCGGCATCCGCGCCGCCGGCCTGGCCGCCGGCCCGATGACCGGTGTGGACTTCGAGGGCGTCCGCAAGGAGTTCCTGGACGACGACCACACCCCGCTGATGGTCGTCAACATCGGCAAGCCGGGCGAGGGCGCCTCCTACCCGCGCTCCCCGCGTCTGGCGTACGACGAGGTCGTCACCACCGTCTGA
- a CDS encoding exodeoxyribonuclease VII small subunit gives MTSKTDEALGYEQARDELIEVVRRLEAGGTTLEESLALWERGEELAKVCRRWLEGARARLDAALADEEETEEGE, from the coding sequence ATGACGAGCAAGACGGACGAGGCGCTCGGGTACGAGCAGGCCCGCGACGAGCTGATCGAGGTCGTACGGCGTCTGGAGGCGGGGGGTACGACGCTGGAGGAGTCCCTCGCCCTCTGGGAGCGCGGTGAGGAGCTGGCCAAGGTGTGCCGGCGCTGGCTGGAGGGTGCCCGGGCGCGGCTGGACGCGGCGCTGGCCGATGAGGAGGAAACGGAAGAGGGGGAGTGA
- the xseA gene encoding exodeoxyribonuclease VII large subunit, whose amino-acid sequence MAVNTSADAPLPVGEVSRLIGSWIDRLGAVWVEGQITQLSRRPGAGVVFLTLRDPSHDISVSVTCYRQVFDAVADVVGEGARVVVHAKPEWYAPRGQLSLRAVEIRPVGVGELLARLEQLKKSLAAEGLFAPARKKPLPFLPQLIGLVCGRASAAERDVLENARHRWPAVRFEVRNVAVQGVHAVTQVVQAVKELDGLDDVDVIIVARGGGSVEDLLPFSDEQLVRAVAACRTPVVSAIGHEPDNPLLDHVADLRASTPTDAAKKVVPDVGEELERVRMLRGRARRCAQAFLEREERGLAHALARPAIQDPHRMIDERADHVSSLVDRSRRTLGHLLDRADSELTHTHARVVALSPAATLKRGYAVLQKADGHVVRDPAEVTAAETLRARVAEGEFTVRVGNIDNVGNIGNIGN is encoded by the coding sequence ATGGCTGTGAACACGTCCGCGGACGCCCCGCTGCCCGTCGGCGAGGTCTCGCGGCTCATCGGAAGCTGGATCGACCGGCTCGGCGCGGTGTGGGTCGAGGGGCAGATCACCCAGTTGTCGCGGCGCCCGGGTGCGGGCGTGGTGTTTCTGACGCTGCGGGACCCGTCGCACGACATCTCGGTGAGCGTGACCTGCTACCGGCAGGTCTTCGACGCGGTCGCGGACGTCGTCGGCGAGGGTGCGCGGGTCGTCGTCCACGCGAAGCCGGAGTGGTACGCGCCGCGCGGCCAGTTGTCGCTGCGGGCCGTCGAGATAAGGCCGGTGGGGGTCGGTGAGCTGCTGGCGCGGCTGGAGCAGCTGAAGAAGTCCCTGGCCGCGGAGGGGCTCTTCGCCCCCGCCCGGAAGAAGCCGCTGCCCTTCCTGCCGCAGCTCATCGGGCTGGTGTGCGGACGGGCCTCCGCCGCCGAGCGGGACGTCCTCGAGAACGCCCGGCACCGCTGGCCCGCCGTCCGCTTCGAGGTGCGCAACGTCGCCGTCCAGGGCGTGCACGCGGTGACCCAGGTCGTCCAGGCGGTGAAGGAGCTGGACGGCCTGGACGACGTGGACGTGATCATCGTCGCGCGCGGCGGTGGAAGCGTGGAGGATCTGCTGCCGTTCTCCGACGAGCAGTTGGTCAGGGCGGTCGCGGCCTGCCGTACGCCGGTCGTCTCGGCGATCGGGCACGAGCCGGACAATCCACTGCTCGACCACGTGGCCGACCTGCGCGCCTCGACGCCGACCGACGCCGCGAAGAAGGTCGTACCGGACGTCGGCGAGGAACTGGAGCGGGTGCGGATGCTGCGCGGGCGGGCGCGGCGGTGTGCGCAGGCGTTCCTGGAGCGGGAGGAGCGCGGGCTCGCCCACGCCCTCGCGCGGCCCGCGATACAGGATCCGCACCGGATGATCGACGAGCGGGCCGATCACGTCTCCTCGCTCGTCGACCGTTCGCGGCGCACGCTCGGGCACCTCCTGGACCGCGCCGACTCCGAGCTGACCCACACGCACGCGCGCGTGGTGGCACTCTCGCCGGCCGCGACGCTGAAGCGGGGGTACGCGGTGCTCCAGAAGGCCGACGGGCACGTGGTCCGGGATCCGGCCGAGGTGACGGCCGCCGAGACACTGCGCGCGCGGGTCGCCGAGGGCGAGTTCACGGTGCGGGTCGGCAACATCGACAACGTCGGCAACATCGGCAACATCGGCAACTAG